CTGCTCGTAATATCGTATGCTCAGGTGGTGAGCCAAGCGCCATTACGAACTGCCTCAATTTTGGTAACCCGTACAACCCCGAAGCTTATTGGCAATTCGTGGGTGCCATCAAGGGCATGAGTGCTGCTTGCTCAAAATTCCAAACTCCGGTAACGGGCGGAAACGTAAGTTTTTATAATCAGAGCGTTATCGGAGACCAAACCGTTCCGGTATTCCCCACCCCAACCATCGGAATGATGGGGATCGTTCAGGATAAAAAGAACATCACCCCACTAGGGTTCCAGAAAAAAGGAGACCTCATTTATCTGATCGGTGATCCTAAAGAAGATATCGCGAGCTCTGAATACTTGGTTCAATACCACGGAATCAAAGAGAGCCCGGCGCCAGCCTTCGATCTCGATGAAGAATTCACCATGCAGGAAGCCATGAAGAAGTTGATCAAAGCGGGCACTGTGAATTCTGCACACGATGTAAGTGAAGGAGGTTTATTCGTTGCCCTGGCAGAAGCGTCCTTCGTGAACGACCTCGGATTCGACGTATTGACGGATAGTGAGATACGTGAGGACGCATATCTCTTTGGCGAGAGCCAGAGTAGAGTCGTTGTAAGCGTTGATCCCGATGAAGAAGACAGCTTCATCTCCATCTTGATGGATGCGAAGATTCGCTTCACCTTACTCGGTCACGTAACACAAGGTAAATTCGTAGTGGATGACAAGCACTTCGGTATGGTCGATGAGTACAAAGAACTGCACTCAGAAAGCCTTGGCCGAGCCATGGCCCACTAATTCACGTCCTGCAAATACTGGAGGTATCGCTTGGCAGTAGTTCGAAAGCGGTAGTTGTAATGCCCTGAAGCTTCTTCGAGTTGTTTCCGCCATCGCGGGTCTTTAAACTCGATCGACCTGAAAGCTTTCCAAGCCTCTTCACGGGTTTGTCTATTGTATTCATCCGTACCGTATCGCAGAAGTTGATCGAGCGCCTTTTCATCTTTGTACAAGACGTATCGCCACATCGTTCTGCGCACGGCCAAATTATTGCCATTATCCCCTGCATACTCGTCATCGAAGAGGTAATCAACTTGCTCACGATACTCCAAAAAGAGATCGTCTACCATGGTCTCAACGAAGTCCGGAGAACCCGTACGCGCAAGTTCAACGAAGAATGCACTGTCCAAGGAGGTATAATCGCCTTGAAGCAAAAACCAACCCGTTTCGTAGAGTTCGGTTCGGTCACTCTGAAGCCACTGTTTACCCACGGTCTTGGCCGCTTTTGGGTAGTGGATCAAATTACGCGCCCACAGTTTCGATAATCCGGCATCAAAGGGTCGAGTAGCCAAGAGCTCATCCGCACTTCCTACTCCTGGGAACCGACTTAACTCCTTCATCGCTTGAGCCCTTGAAAAATAATGTGCCGTATCCGCTGATATAGCCAACAACTCCTCCCTCGTATAAGGATGAACGAACTGTTTCAGCACGATTCCGTCCGGGTCAAAAAGAACGTAATCAATTTCCTGGCCTTCCGATAAATTCAACTCCCACCGGTACTCTTTACCGGTAACGAATTCCCTGCCGGTCAATCGCCCTCCTCCTTTAAGTACCACTTCCCAATCCCAGCCGAACCTATACGCGCGATCTTGTTGAAACTGCCGGAGGGTGAAGCCGTATGTCGTCATTTCTTCGGAGCGCGACGTATCCACATCCACCCGTAGGGTGGGAACCCCTGCATTATAAACCCACTGGTCCCAAAACCACGCCAGGGAGCGGCCCGAATGATCGCTGAAGGCGTCGAGTAACTCGTCGGAATCGACCAGTCCGTACCCGTTTTCGATCACATACTGTGAGATCACGCGGCGGAACACCGCCCCACCTACTTCATCGCGCAGCATGTCGAGCACCAACCGACCCTTTTGATAGTGAATGAGAGAACCAGCCGCGTTGTGCTGCAAAGGATACACATTGCTCGATTCACGCGTGGTCACCAAGCCGTAATCGGTCCAACGACGATACTCGTCTGCCTCGTCTCCCAACATGGCGCGCTCGCCCAATGCACCGTAATAAGTGGCAAAGCCCTCTTGCAGCCAATGGTCGTGCCCGGTACGCGCAGTAAGGAAATCGCCGAACCAATGGTGGGCCATTTCGTGGGCGTTCACATACACGTAATTCTCATCGATACGGCCTCGCCAATCGACCATATACCGGTCGTTGAGCACTACGGCAGTCGTATTTTCCATGGCGCCGTACAGGAAATACTCAACTGGCGCCTGACGATAAACGCTCCAGGGATAAGCCACTCCGATCTCCGCCTCGAGGTACGCGAGTAGCTGATTGGTCTCCACAAAAGTGGGTTCAGCCTGCTCGGGAAGATCCGGATAATAGTAGTTGAGTACTGAGGTTCCATACGGACTTCGCTGCTCCATGATATCGTACTCCCCGATGATCAGCGCGATCAAATAAGTCGGTTGTGGCCGCTCCATGGCATACTTCCAACGAATCTTACCGCCACGCCCTTCCTTCTCGACCAACTTGCCGTTGCTAATAACCTCAAAATCCTTGTCGAAAGTGATCTCTAGCGAAGTAACGACCTTGTCGTGCTGCAAGTCGAAACACGGTATCCAATGCCTATTCTTGATCCCCTGCCCTTGACTCCATATCTGCTTTCGGCCATTCCCGTCCCATCCGTTGAAATAAAGCCCTCGTGTAGGGTAAGCCACGTACTCTATTGCCATTTCGGTTTCGCCCTTAACGGGCGGATGCGGGAATATGCTCAATCCTTCATCACCCAGCTCGGCGCGCACCTCTTCCCCGTTAATGGTCACCGACTCGATCTCCATATCGCGAGCGTGCACAAAAATTGAATCGACCTTCGGTCGTAGAGGCTTGAACGTATATACGGCACGGCCCTCGACCTTTCCTTTTTTAGGGTTGATGTCCAATATCAAGTCCAGCGTTTCAAAATCGACCACCCGTTCTACAGGGATTTGGGTAGAGTCGAATTCCTGGGCGAATACAAGTGAGGAGATCAGGATGAATACAAACGAGAGGAGACGGTTCAAGGAGTTCTTAGTTTTGAGTTCTTATGTTGGCTGTAGGCAAGATAATCAGTTCTAAATTTTTACGGTGGGTAAACTGACTTGCCGAAGGCAAACAAACTCGCGCCAGCGAACCGACTCGGCCAAAGGCCGAATTTTAAACACCGACCTTATCTTTTTTTTTCATCCACGTCGTATCGCTGTTCTGCTCAATGTACTCAATGATCTTTCCGGCGACGTCGATATTGGTCGTTTCCTCAATTCCCTTGAGTCCGGGCGAAGAATTCACTTCAAT
This genomic interval from Flavobacteriales bacterium contains the following:
- a CDS encoding M1 family metallopeptidase, with the translated sequence MNRLLSFVFILISSLVFAQEFDSTQIPVERVVDFETLDLILDINPKKGKVEGRAVYTFKPLRPKVDSIFVHARDMEIESVTINGEEVRAELGDEGLSIFPHPPVKGETEMAIEYVAYPTRGLYFNGWDGNGRKQIWSQGQGIKNRHWIPCFDLQHDKVVTSLEITFDKDFEVISNGKLVEKEGRGGKIRWKYAMERPQPTYLIALIIGEYDIMEQRSPYGTSVLNYYYPDLPEQAEPTFVETNQLLAYLEAEIGVAYPWSVYRQAPVEYFLYGAMENTTAVVLNDRYMVDWRGRIDENYVYVNAHEMAHHWFGDFLTARTGHDHWLQEGFATYYGALGERAMLGDEADEYRRWTDYGLVTTRESSNVYPLQHNAAGSLIHYQKGRLVLDMLRDEVGGAVFRRVISQYVIENGYGLVDSDELLDAFSDHSGRSLAWFWDQWVYNAGVPTLRVDVDTSRSEEMTTYGFTLRQFQQDRAYRFGWDWEVVLKGGGRLTGREFVTGKEYRWELNLSEGQEIDYVLFDPDGIVLKQFVHPYTREELLAISADTAHYFSRAQAMKELSRFPGVGSADELLATRPFDAGLSKLWARNLIHYPKAAKTVGKQWLQSDRTELYETGWFLLQGDYTSLDSAFFVELARTGSPDFVETMVDDLFLEYREQVDYLFDDEYAGDNGNNLAVRRTMWRYVLYKDEKALDQLLRYGTDEYNRQTREEAWKAFRSIEFKDPRWRKQLEEASGHYNYRFRTTAKRYLQYLQDVN